A segment of the Pseudomonas versuta genome:
AATCAATGCCAACAACTCATCCAGACTGCTCGTGCCTACGCCCACGACCTGGCCCAGGGGCGCCAATGCGCCTTGCAGCCACTCAAGATCAGTGTTGTTGCGCGTCAGCGCGAGAAATGTCTGGCTCAGGCTTTGGCTCATTGGGATAGCCCGCTACGGGTATTGAACTTACCGTTTTCAAGGAAATACAGTCGATACCAGTTAGGGTCGTAATTGCGCAGTTTTTCACCAGGCAGGGCTGGTAACTGCGCATTGGCCGCCAGTGGTTGAACCAGATGCGGCGTCACAATCATCAACAGTTCTTTTTCTTCGCTGGTGGTGTTGGAGTCGCGGAAAAAGGCGCCAAGAACGGGGATGTCCCCCAGCCCCGGGAATTTGTTGACCTGAGCACTGTTGCGCGAGCTGATCAAGCCGCTGATGACAAAGCTCTCGCCATCGGCCAGGGAAATACTGGTATCGGTACGGCGAACATTAAGGCCAGGGACTAATGTCCCGGCGATATTCACCGCGTTGGTGTAGTCCAGCTCGCTCACTTCGGGGGCGACTTTGAGCATGATGCGGTCACGCCCGACCACGGTCGGCGTCAACGTAAGACGGATACCGAACTCCTTGTACTCAATCGACACGTTGTCACTGCCGCTGCTCGGTACCGGGATAGGGACTTCACCGCCGGCGAGAAAGGTCGCACTCTGGCCGCTTAACGCCACCAGACTCGGACGCGCCAGGGTGTAGGCAAAACCGCTGCCCTCAAGTGCGTTAATCAACGCTTTGACCCGGCCACCGCCGAAGCCAATGTTGAAATACTTGCCGTTAGCTACCGGGCCACCGGTAATCACGTTTTCCGCATTGGAAATGAACGATCCGGGCGAGCCAAACAAAAAGTCTTTACCCATGCCAAAGATCGAAGTACTGGCTTCCTGCATCTTGGTGCGATTGACTTCGACAAAGCGAATATCGGTTTGCACCTGGCTGGGCAACGTCGGATCTTCAGAAGGCAATATTGAAACGCTGGTATAGCTGGTGGCGGCTTTGCCCTTGACGAACACCATGCTCTGGCGCGGTGATTTCGAACAGGCGGTCCAGACCATCAGGCTGGTGGTGCCCGGCGCAACGCCTGTGAGCAAGAAGGCGTTGCTGCCATTGGCGTGAACATCCGCAACAGTAGGATCCCCCACTGCAATGCGGGTAATGCTGACTGGCGAATCCAGTGCTTGCTGGGCCCCTTGGGCCACTTCCAGTACCGAGGGTAACTGACCGAGAGCAGCGCAATTGTTTGAAGCAGCCAAGGCCATTTCAAAGGGCAAGCTGCTTAAAATCAGCGTCCAGACAGCTCGTTTATACAGCGCAACGCCAGGATTTCTCATGCTGTGCTTCCCTTGCAGATCGTATTTTTATTGAGCCGGCTGTTGCGTGGTTTGGTTGCCGCGAATGATTTCAATCCCGCGCACCCTTTGAACCCCGGGGCTACCCGCCACAGGTGTGCGCACCGGGCTGGCCATGGCTAACTGGTTGAACTGGTAAAGACTGCGTTTGGCGTTCTCAAGGTTGCCTGGAGCATCCTTCTCACCCGCCCAGTACTTGCTCAAACGCTGCTCCTGGGCGCTGCGCACGGCCAGACGCAAGGTGCCGGCCTGAGTGGCCAGCATCAGTTGATTGATCAAAGGCTCTGGAACTGCCAGCACCGCCGTGCGCGCACCGACACGGCGCTGCGCTTGTTTGAGGGCTTCTTCGGCATTCAGCGGTTCACTGGCCAGTTGACCGTCGCTGGTCATGCCCAACTCATCACCCACGCTCAGCACCCGTACTGCCGGCAACACTGTTTGCGCCGACTGCTGCGGATTGGCCGTGTCCTGACGCAAAAACAGCAAGATATCGACGTAGTCACCAGGCGTTAGCTGCCCTGCTGCACCGGTCACTTCATCGATGGCCACTGCCAGTGCACGTTCATCAGGGCGAATCATGCGAGCAAGAGGGCCGCCGATTTCAAAGCTTTGCTTGGTCAGCCAGGTACCCGCACTCAACGCTCGCCATGGGGTAAGGCCAACCGCCTGATCGATAGCCGTAAGGCTGCCGGCGGGTGCGGTCTTGAGTTTTTCCAGGGTCAAGTCTTCGGCGGTCAGGGCCACATGCGGGGGAACATCACGGACCAATACCACCACTGGCTGTCGGGTCTGATCCTCAACCGAGGCGACACTTTGCTCCACCACCTGCGTCACCGGAACTTCAGCTACCGGCTGCTGACGAGTCAATACCAACCCCCAATAACCGGCCGCAATAGCCCCGATAAACAAAATGGCCGCCAGTACTAAACTGCGTCGATTGTTCATTAGCAAACTCCCTTTACCACAACGTAGCGCAGATAAAAAAAATCATTCGCAATCAGGCAGCCATAACCCAATAACGCTGTTTGAACCATTTCGCTATTTGAACGTAGCGCAGGTAAATCAAAATGCCATTAGTGACTTTAAAAATCTCTATTTAATTTTGAATTGTTTGATTTACCACACATTTTTTTTACACGCATCATTTGGATTAATACTTTGTGATTAGTGCTTTTTTACAGTTGCCTTAAACTGAATTATTGCCAATGCTGTAATGGCAGAAGGAAATCACGCAATATAATTGTTAAGCGGTGCCCGACCCGGTGCACGAAGGAGAAGTCAGATGTTTTTAAATACTGTTCTTAAAGTGTATGTACCGACGCAGGTATTCCTGACTCGCCAGGTCAAATTATTTGCACAGCGCACGGAGGGCGCTTCAGGTATTGAATATGCGCTTATTGCAGGAATGGTTGCAGTGGCAATTGTAACTTTTGTAGCCCCGATCAAAACCGAGGTCATTGCAATATTCACATCGATTAAAACTGCACTAACCAGTGCCGCAACTTAAATAGTGTGAGTATCTCACTTCTTCGCCAACAGCTACTTTTAGTTGATGACGAGGAGGATGCACTACTGGAGTTGGCCGAGCTGCTAGAGGGCGAGGGCTTTTGTTGCTATACCGCAACATCAGTCAAACTCGCTCTTTTGCAGTTGACCCAACATCCGGACATTGCGCTGGTCATCACAGACCTGCGCATGCCGGAACAAAGCGGTATAGAACTGATCAGGCGCCTGCGCCAGCACACACAACGCCAGCATTTACCGGTGATTGTCATTTCCGGACACGCCGATATGGACGATGTAAGCGACCTGCTCCGCTTGCAGGTACTGGATCTGTTCCGTAAACCCATCTACCACGTGCGCCTGCTCGATACCCTCGACAGCCTCTTCCCGAAGCCCTAGTCACCCGCCTCAGGCACGGGCTCCCCCTCATATGCTTACCTGAAAGCCTGTGGCTGCGTGCTTAGCCACAGGCTTTATGCGCGTATCGCTTATACCCCCTTTGCAGGGCGGGCAATGCAGCCCACTTGAGTGAACTGCATTGCGCAAGAGACGGCCCTACAACTGATAACTGAAGCTCAAGGTGTAACGCGGCCGACGGTTAAAGCTGTCCAGCGCGACGTCTGACATCGGCTTGGCAACTTCCAGGGCAATGTTGTAGTAACGCTTGTCACCAAAGCGCAGCCCCACCGCCGCCGAAGACATATCCGAACCCTTCAGGGGCAGTTCGTTGAACCAGGTTTTGGCCTTGTCCAGTACCGCATAGGGTTGCAGCAATTTCACCCACTCCCCGTCGCGGTTGAAGCTGTAGTTCAGCTCGTAAGCCACGCCCCAGCCCTTGTCCCCCGAGGCCTGGTCGTCCGGGTAGCCGCGGCCGAAGTTCTGCCCGCCGAAGACCGCCCGCTCGCTGTCGGGCAAACTGTCGTCGCTCCAGTACAAGGCCGCGGACGCCACGCCCTGCCAGTCACCGAAGAAACCGTCGCTCTGCACTCCCGACAAACGCAAGCGGAAGAAGTCCAGGTCATAGCGGCTGCCGGTCAAATCGGTCTCGGTCTTGGCTCCCAGGCCATTGATGCCTTGATACAACCCGCCGCTCACAATGCGTAACTGTTTGTCATTGGACTTGCGCCACTCACCTTCAAACGCCAGCGCACGCACGTTGGTTTTATCGCTGATGGTCTGGGAATATCCGACCACGTCGTAGTCCGTGTTGTCGTTGACCCCATACAGCCTTGCCGCGACGTTGAGCAATTGATCGGGGGCCGCGATCAGCGGGTGGCTGACACCCACCGAAAAGCGGTCATTCTCACGATGGGGCTTGAGTTCAAAGCCATCGCTGGTCGCGATGTTGGTGCCGGGATCACTGCGATATCGCGCGCCATACAGGCTCAATTGAGTACCTTCAGCATTAAGGAACTGGCTGTAATCAAGGCGGTAGTAGTGCTCCTTGTCATTGCCCGGCGGGAACAACCCGCTCAAGGAAAGCTGTTCTGCCATGGCTGTCTGTGAATTGCTGCTGACCCCGAACAGTGCCTGGGTACTGTCGCGACTGCCTTCAGTGAGGCTCATGCTGGTGGTGTAAGGTTTGCGGCTGGCATTGACTTGCAGGGTTGCAGCACCGTCGGTGGTTGCAGGCGGCGGTACTTGCGCCTGCAGGGTCACACCCGGAATCCGGCTCATCAGGGTGGTATAGCGCTCAAAGGTTTTACGGGTCAACGGCCGCTCGCCTTTGAGTTTATCTACCAGTTCATCGATAAAACCCTTCACGCGCCCGATATCACCGTCTACCCGGTAATCCTTGATATACCCTTCGACCAGTACGACGCGCACCAGCCCTTGATCAAAGTTCTGCGGCGGTAAAAACGCATAGGACAATAAATAACCGTCGGCCTGATAACGTTGCGTGATACTGCGCGTGGCTTCAATCAACTCGCTCAGGGTAATTTCATGATTCAACAAAGGCTTATACGCCGCCCCCAACTCCTGGAGCGGATAAACAGTACCCCCTTCAATCTGCAACTTACGGATCGTCAACTTGGTGCCCATCACTAATGGCTGGGACTCGGCAGCACCGGGCTTGGGTAATTCCAAGGCAGGCGTTTGTGGCCGATAAGCATCCACCGGCAAGTTGGGGGACGGCAAGTTCTGGATACTTTCATTGCTGTTCAAATAACGTGGAAGCGTTTCAGCACTCACATAAGGGGTAAGGGCCAATAATAAAAAGGGGACGCAAGTACGCATATGAGACTCCATGCTCAACAACCGCGGCACAACTAAACCAGGGGCAACGCATCATAGTGTGGCGAAGCTACCCGGCATTAACCTTACAATCCTGCAAATGAAAAAAGACGAGAGATTCATTTGAATCTCTCGTCTCAACCAAGCGTAGGCGCTGTAGGTAAGGCCGTCGAACCGGCCAGGTGCAATTAGTTAGTTTTTCTTGCCCAGGTTACCAAGCCCGCCCAGTACTGTGCCAAGACCACCCAAGCCTCCAGTTGTAGTGCCCCCGGTTGTATTGTCAGCCTTCACTAAACCGCCTAATGCACCCACTGTTCCACCAACGGTACCTACCAATTGACCCACCGCACTGCCGACCGGGTTTGCAGTGCCGCTATCAACCTTGGCACCCACACTGCTCACCGCGCCGCCAACTTGAGTCAGCAAGCCGCTGACGGGAGTCCCAAGACCGGTTGCTGCTCCGACATTTTGGGTAATGGTGGTCACAGCACCCGTTACCGGATTAAGCGCCGTACCTACAGTGTTGCCCACTGCCGCCAAAGGAGCCCCGGCAGCGTTGTTCGCTATACCGGTGCCGCCTACCACGCTACCGAGGGAGGCCACGACATTACCGCCACCGACAACGTTGCCGCCACCCGCCTGAACCACACCGCTGGTGCTGCCGGCCACCAGGCCTGAACCAACACCATTAACGACCCCGCCCACTGTCTCCAGCAAACCGCTGCCGCCCAGCCCTGGCAGGCCGCCGATACCACCTGTGCCACCTGTGCCGCCTGTGCCGCCAGTTGCAGCTGGTGGATTGACGTAGCCGCCGGCTTTATCAGCCACACCGCCCACACCACCCAGCACACCGCCTACCAGACTGGTTACAGGATTGTTACCCGTAGCCGCCACTTTCTGGCCCAGGTCTGTAACGACACCGCCGACCTTGTTCAGAACGCCATCCACCGGAGCACCCAGGCCGGTAGCCGTTCCCACCTTGCCGGTGACGCCCTCGACCATCGAAATCACTGGCACCAGTACCTTGTCATTGACCCCGCCAGTCACCTTGCTCAAAGCCCCGGTATTCACGGAGCCGGTCAGCGTGTTGCCAAGCATGGTGACGGTGGTACCCACCTGGTTCACCAGCCCGCCCGCCACATCCGTGACTTTGCCCGTTACCCCACCTACGACCGGAATCTGACTGATGGGCGTGTTGTCGAGCAAGGTACTGACACCTGTGCCCACTGATGAAACACCCTTGCCGACATCTGCCACTGCATTGGTCACGCCCGCCGCGGTAATGCCCAGGGAGTCTTTGTCGGTGCCGATCGAGCCGACGCCATTGGTTAAACCACTGCCTACGGAGGACACCGCATTGCCGGTATTGACCACCAGCCCCCCGCCCAACGTGCCCACTACCGGAACAGTGGTCAGTGTGCCGCCAATACCGCTGACCGTGGAGCCGACACCACTGACCACTGGACCCACTTGCCCAACAATCTGACCTGTGACCAGAGGCGTGGTACCTGCTCCAGTGCCGCCACCGGTGCCACCGCCTGTGCCACCGCCGGTACCGCCACCTGTACCGCCGCCTGTACCACCACCGGTGCCGCCACCATCGCCGCCGCCAGTACCACCACCGGTGCCGCCACCTGTACCACCGCCAGTACCACCACCGGTGCCGCCACCATCGCCGCCGCCAGTACCACCACCGGTGCCGCCACCTGTACCACCGCCAGTACCACCACCGGTGCCGCCACCATCGCCGCCGCCAGTACCACCACCGGTACCGCCACCAGTGCCACCATCCGTACCACCACCTGTGCCACCGCCAGTGCCATCACCGCCGCCTGTACCGCCACCCGTACCGCCGCCATCGGTACCACCAGTACCCGCACCGCTGTCAGGAGTGCTTGCCGATACATGGCTCTTGGAGCCGCCACCGCCGCTGCTGCAACCCGCAAGGCTCACGGTCATGACTAACAGGAGGGCTGTACTGGT
Coding sequences within it:
- a CDS encoding Flp family type IVb pilin; translated protein: MFLNTVLKVYVPTQVFLTRQVKLFAQRTEGASGIEYALIAGMVAVAIVTFVAPIKTEVIAIFTSIKTALTSAAT
- a CDS encoding type II and III secretion system protein family protein, with the protein product MRNPGVALYKRAVWTLILSSLPFEMALAASNNCAALGQLPSVLEVAQGAQQALDSPVSITRIAVGDPTVADVHANGSNAFLLTGVAPGTTSLMVWTACSKSPRQSMVFVKGKAATSYTSVSILPSEDPTLPSQVQTDIRFVEVNRTKMQEASTSIFGMGKDFLFGSPGSFISNAENVITGGPVANGKYFNIGFGGGRVKALINALEGSGFAYTLARPSLVALSGQSATFLAGGEVPIPVPSSGSDNVSIEYKEFGIRLTLTPTVVGRDRIMLKVAPEVSELDYTNAVNIAGTLVPGLNVRRTDTSISLADGESFVISGLISSRNSAQVNKFPGLGDIPVLGAFFRDSNTTSEEKELLMIVTPHLVQPLAANAQLPALPGEKLRNYDPNWYRLYFLENGKFNTRSGLSQ
- a CDS encoding collagen-like triple helix repeat-containing protein; translation: MVSGVGSTVSGIGGTLTTVPVVGTLGGGLVVNTGNAVSSVGSGLTNGVGSIGTDKDSLGITAAGVTNAVADVGKGVSSVGTGVSTLLDNTPISQIPVVGGVTGKVTDVAGGLVNQVGTTVTMLGNTLTGSVNTGALSKVTGGVNDKVLVPVISMVEGVTGKVGTATGLGAPVDGVLNKVGGVVTDLGQKVAATGNNPVTSLVGGVLGGVGGVADKAGGYVNPPAATGGTGGTGGTGGIGGLPGLGGSGLLETVGGVVNGVGSGLVAGSTSGVVQAGGGNVVGGGNVVASLGSVVGGTGIANNAAGAPLAAVGNTVGTALNPVTGAVTTITQNVGAATGLGTPVSGLLTQVGGAVSSVGAKVDSGTANPVGSAVGQLVGTVGGTVGALGGLVKADNTTGGTTTGGLGGLGTVLGGLGNLGKKN
- a CDS encoding response regulator; its protein translation is MSISLLRQQLLLVDDEEDALLELAELLEGEGFCCYTATSVKLALLQLTQHPDIALVITDLRMPEQSGIELIRRLRQHTQRQHLPVIVISGHADMDDVSDLLRLQVLDLFRKPIYHVRLLDTLDSLFPKP
- a CDS encoding ShlB/FhaC/HecB family hemolysin secretion/activation protein — encoded protein: MRTCVPFLLLALTPYVSAETLPRYLNSNESIQNLPSPNLPVDAYRPQTPALELPKPGAAESQPLVMGTKLTIRKLQIEGGTVYPLQELGAAYKPLLNHEITLSELIEATRSITQRYQADGYLLSYAFLPPQNFDQGLVRVVLVEGYIKDYRVDGDIGRVKGFIDELVDKLKGERPLTRKTFERYTTLMSRIPGVTLQAQVPPPATTDGAATLQVNASRKPYTTSMSLTEGSRDSTQALFGVSSNSQTAMAEQLSLSGLFPPGNDKEHYYRLDYSQFLNAEGTQLSLYGARYRSDPGTNIATSDGFELKPHRENDRFSVGVSHPLIAAPDQLLNVAARLYGVNDNTDYDVVGYSQTISDKTNVRALAFEGEWRKSNDKQLRIVSGGLYQGINGLGAKTETDLTGSRYDLDFFRLRLSGVQSDGFFGDWQGVASAALYWSDDSLPDSERAVFGGQNFGRGYPDDQASGDKGWGVAYELNYSFNRDGEWVKLLQPYAVLDKAKTWFNELPLKGSDMSSAAVGLRFGDKRYYNIALEVAKPMSDVALDSFNRRPRYTLSFSYQL
- the cpaB gene encoding Flp pilus assembly protein CpaB — its product is MNNRRSLVLAAILFIGAIAAGYWGLVLTRQQPVAEVPVTQVVEQSVASVEDQTRQPVVVLVRDVPPHVALTAEDLTLEKLKTAPAGSLTAIDQAVGLTPWRALSAGTWLTKQSFEIGGPLARMIRPDERALAVAIDEVTGAAGQLTPGDYVDILLFLRQDTANPQQSAQTVLPAVRVLSVGDELGMTSDGQLASEPLNAEEALKQAQRRVGARTAVLAVPEPLINQLMLATQAGTLRLAVRSAQEQRLSKYWAGEKDAPGNLENAKRSLYQFNQLAMASPVRTPVAGSPGVQRVRGIEIIRGNQTTQQPAQ